The Aeromicrobium sp. Leaf245 genome includes a region encoding these proteins:
- a CDS encoding response regulator transcription factor: protein MTDDRPPTGRPGGSAPLRVLIVDDHAMFRTGVRAELEKDPRLQVVGEAEDVDTAVPAVLELRPDVVLLDVHMPGGGGAEVIRRVDRTAPDVRFLALSVSDAAEDVIGVIRAGARGYVTKNISGSELVDALHRVASGDAVFSPRLAGFVLDAFAGTIEVAQVDEDLDRLTEREREVMRLIARGYAYKEVAKELFISVKTVETHVSSVLRKLQLSSRHELTKWASDRRLI, encoded by the coding sequence ATGACCGACGACCGTCCCCCGACCGGCCGGCCCGGAGGCAGCGCGCCCCTGCGCGTGCTCATCGTCGACGACCACGCCATGTTCCGCACCGGGGTGCGCGCCGAGCTCGAGAAGGACCCCCGGCTCCAGGTGGTGGGCGAGGCCGAGGACGTCGACACCGCCGTCCCCGCCGTCCTGGAGCTGCGTCCCGACGTGGTCCTGCTCGACGTGCACATGCCCGGGGGCGGGGGAGCCGAGGTGATCCGGCGGGTCGACCGCACCGCACCGGACGTGCGGTTCCTGGCGCTGTCGGTCAGCGACGCCGCCGAGGACGTCATCGGCGTGATCCGCGCCGGCGCGCGCGGCTACGTCACGAAGAACATCTCCGGCAGCGAGCTCGTCGACGCCCTCCACCGCGTCGCCTCGGGCGACGCCGTGTTCAGCCCTCGCCTCGCCGGCTTCGTGCTCGACGCCTTCGCGGGGACGATCGAGGTGGCGCAGGTCGACGAGGACCTCGACCGACTGACCGAGCGCGAGCGCGAGGTCATGCGGCTCATCGCCCGCGGCTACGCCTACAAGGAGGTCGCGAAGGAGCTGTTCATCTCCGTCAAGACCGTCGAGACGCACGTCTCGAGCGTGCTGCGCAAGCTGCAGCTCTCGAGCCGGCACGAGCTCACCAAGTGGGCGAGCGACCGGCGTCTGATCTGA
- a CDS encoding ABC transporter permease, whose protein sequence is MSTATHPATAPARPGSRAVPEPIPFGRVVGVEMRKTFDTRAGTWLLASIGIVAVLATAAVMLWAPDDALTFETFGSAVGTPMAVLLPVVSILLVTGEWSQRSGLTTFTLVPRRGRTIAAKAVVTTIIGVGAMALALVVALGGAYLGPALRGTEPVIDLTVGQVGTLVLAQVLGMFVGFMLGVVTRSSAVALVAYFVFWGLLPTLSQLLYATQDWYRDVVGWVDFGWAHGALYEGGLSATEWAQLGVTGTVWLLLPTLAGLWLVMRAEIS, encoded by the coding sequence ATGAGCACCGCCACCCACCCCGCCACCGCTCCCGCTCGACCTGGCTCGCGCGCCGTGCCCGAGCCGATCCCGTTCGGTCGCGTCGTCGGGGTCGAGATGCGCAAGACGTTCGACACCCGGGCCGGGACGTGGCTGCTGGCGAGCATCGGCATCGTCGCGGTGCTCGCCACGGCCGCCGTCATGCTGTGGGCACCCGACGACGCCCTGACCTTCGAGACGTTCGGCTCGGCCGTCGGCACGCCCATGGCGGTGCTGCTGCCCGTGGTCTCGATCCTGCTCGTGACCGGTGAGTGGTCCCAGCGCAGCGGGCTCACCACCTTCACCCTCGTCCCACGTCGGGGCCGGACCATCGCGGCGAAGGCCGTCGTCACGACGATCATCGGCGTCGGCGCCATGGCACTGGCGCTCGTGGTGGCGCTCGGCGGGGCCTACCTCGGACCCGCGCTGCGTGGCACCGAGCCGGTGATCGACCTGACCGTCGGCCAGGTCGGCACGCTGGTGCTCGCGCAGGTGCTCGGCATGTTCGTCGGGTTCATGCTCGGCGTCGTCACCCGCAGCTCGGCCGTGGCGCTCGTGGCGTACTTCGTGTTCTGGGGTCTCCTGCCGACCCTCAGCCAGCTGCTCTACGCGACGCAGGACTGGTACCGCGACGTCGTGGGCTGGGTCGACTTCGGCTGGGCGCACGGCGCGCTCTACGAGGGCGGGCTCTCGGCCACCGAGTGGGCCCAGCTGGGGGTCACCGGGACGGTGTGGCTGCTCCTGCCGACCCTCGCGGGACTGTGGCTCGTGATGCGTGCCGAGATCTCCTGA
- a CDS encoding GntR family transcriptional regulator: MIALVVDPATAEPPFEQVRRQVAAGAADGSLPPGHKLPTVRQLAADLGLAVNTVARAYRELEADGVIETHGRRGTFVAAAVAVDEDTRASATRYAADARRAGLSRDQALRLVEDAWGR; this comes from the coding sequence GTGATCGCCCTCGTGGTGGACCCGGCCACGGCCGAGCCCCCGTTCGAGCAGGTGCGTCGGCAGGTGGCCGCGGGCGCGGCCGACGGCTCCCTGCCGCCCGGGCACAAGCTGCCGACCGTCCGCCAGCTGGCCGCCGACCTGGGGCTCGCGGTCAACACCGTGGCCCGCGCCTACCGCGAGCTCGAGGCCGACGGCGTGATCGAGACCCACGGCCGACGCGGCACCTTCGTCGCCGCCGCGGTCGCCGTGGACGAGGACACCCGCGCCTCGGCCACCCGCTACGCCGCCGACGCCCGCCGGGCAGGACTCTCCCGCGACCAGGCGCTGCGGCTCGTCGAGGACGCGTGGGGCCGATGA
- a CDS encoding GNAT family N-acetyltransferase, whose protein sequence is MNADPVSVRLAGERDLDELTDLWERAARTSHGFMSDDDFAEAHPYLRDALLPSMDVWVAEDDTGRPLGLAGVRGPHLELLYVEPAVHGTGIGTLLLDHVRPTSVEVYAGNTHGLGFYTAHGFRRLRTHTTDAFGRPFPVVHLVRDAP, encoded by the coding sequence ATGAACGCCGACCCCGTGTCCGTCCGGCTCGCCGGGGAGCGCGACCTCGACGAGCTGACCGACCTCTGGGAGCGGGCGGCTCGGACCAGCCACGGGTTCATGTCCGACGACGACTTCGCCGAGGCCCACCCGTACCTGCGCGACGCCCTGCTGCCGTCCATGGACGTCTGGGTGGCCGAGGACGACACCGGGCGCCCGCTCGGACTCGCCGGCGTGCGGGGGCCGCACCTGGAGCTCCTCTACGTCGAGCCCGCCGTGCACGGCACCGGCATCGGCACCCTGCTGCTCGACCACGTGCGCCCCACCAGCGTGGAGGTCTATGCGGGCAACACCCACGGCCTCGGCTTCTACACCGCACACGGCTTCAGGCGTCTGCGCACCCACACCACCGACGCCTTCGGCCGCCCGTTCCCGGTCGTGCACCTGGTGCGCGACGCGCCCTGA
- the zwf gene encoding glucose-6-phosphate dehydrogenase → MSDPHLIVLFGATGDLARRKLLPGLLHLLRSRLVADSRIIAVSMDDLDDDGFRAFAQQACQEFGRPVPDAEWDDFAPKLHYVNVSEGPERLAEMAASLEAELGGEPRRLHYLSVPPKAAIDVVQTLAHARLVDRSRIIMEKPFGTDLASARSLNARIHEVFDEQQIFRIDHFLGKEAALNILAFRFANGLFEPIWNRTFIDHVQIDVPETLSLKGRSGFYEGTGAFKDMVVTHLFQILAFMAMEPPTSLDSDSISEEKNKVFRSMLPLRPSDVVRGQYQGYREEPGVQHDSETETFVALRAQIDNWRWAGVPFYLRTGKQMAEGARIISIAFREPPKSMFPAGSGVGLSGPDHLTFDLADSSRMSLSFYGKRPGPGMRLDKLSMQFAMQDTARADEVLEAYERLILDAMKGERTLFTTAEGIERLWEISQPLLDDPPPVRPYPPGTWGPNSVHQLIAPRAWRLPFERTWRNPNEFAQ, encoded by the coding sequence ATGAGTGACCCGCACCTGATCGTGCTGTTCGGCGCGACCGGCGACCTGGCCCGACGCAAGCTCCTCCCCGGGCTGCTGCACCTGCTGCGCTCGAGGCTGGTCGCGGACTCGCGCATCATCGCGGTGTCCATGGACGACCTCGACGACGACGGCTTCCGGGCGTTCGCGCAGCAGGCCTGCCAGGAGTTCGGACGTCCCGTCCCGGACGCGGAGTGGGACGACTTCGCCCCCAAGCTGCACTACGTCAACGTGTCCGAGGGCCCCGAGCGGCTGGCCGAGATGGCGGCGTCCCTCGAGGCGGAGCTGGGTGGTGAGCCGCGGCGCCTGCACTACCTGAGCGTGCCGCCGAAGGCCGCGATCGACGTCGTGCAGACGCTGGCGCATGCACGCCTGGTGGACCGCTCGCGGATCATCATGGAGAAGCCGTTCGGCACCGACCTCGCCTCGGCCCGCTCGCTCAACGCGCGGATCCACGAGGTCTTCGACGAGCAGCAGATCTTCCGCATCGACCACTTCCTGGGCAAGGAGGCGGCCCTCAACATCCTCGCGTTCCGGTTCGCGAACGGCCTGTTCGAGCCGATCTGGAACCGCACGTTCATCGACCACGTCCAGATCGACGTTCCCGAGACGCTGTCGCTCAAGGGCCGCTCGGGCTTCTACGAGGGCACGGGCGCGTTCAAGGACATGGTCGTGACGCACCTGTTCCAGATCCTCGCGTTCATGGCGATGGAGCCGCCGACGTCGCTCGACTCCGACTCCATCAGCGAGGAGAAGAACAAGGTCTTCCGGTCGATGCTGCCGCTGCGGCCGTCCGACGTCGTGCGGGGCCAGTACCAGGGCTACCGCGAGGAGCCCGGGGTGCAGCACGACTCCGAGACGGAGACCTTCGTGGCGCTCCGCGCGCAGATCGACAACTGGCGCTGGGCCGGGGTGCCGTTCTACCTGCGGACCGGCAAGCAGATGGCCGAGGGGGCGCGCATCATCTCGATCGCCTTCCGGGAGCCGCCGAAGTCGATGTTCCCCGCCGGCTCGGGCGTGGGGCTGTCGGGTCCGGACCACCTGACCTTCGACCTCGCCGACTCCTCGCGCATGTCGTTGTCGTTCTACGGCAAGCGACCCGGGCCGGGCATGCGTCTGGACAAGCTGTCCATGCAGTTCGCCATGCAGGACACGGCCCGCGCCGACGAGGTGCTCGAGGCCTACGAGCGGCTCATCCTCGACGCGATGAAGGGGGAGCGGACCCTGTTCACCACCGCGGAGGGCATCGAGCGGCTGTGGGAGATCTCCCAGCCGCTGCTCGACGACCCGCCGCCGGTGCGCCCGTACCCGCCGGGAACCTGGGGTCCGAACTCGGTGCACCAGCTGATCGCCCCGCGTGCCTGGCGGCTGCCGTTCGAGCGGACGTGGCGCAACCCCAACGAGTTCGCCCAGTAG
- a CDS encoding ATP-binding protein: MSQTARGARTPPGPSSDRPRVRRAYRPADHRVVGGVAMGLAEHLDVPVLWVRVGFVVTTWFNGVGVLAYLLLWRFMPLRRPELSPGLESASRRGMRAAGRPGVLEIVQTVAVLAVGVGVLFLVQGGGRLTGSLLIPLLIVVVGVAVIWRQIDDAAWQTWLTRTTGWGFVARVAVGLGLVALGAVYLVTQERGLSAVRDLGSALAIAVVGLLLLLGPWIISLVTALGSERRERIRTQERADVAAHLHDSVLQTLALLQKNADDPAAVATLARRQERELRSWLYGDEESPGDSLAAALREVRSEVEETHQLVVELVVVGDTALDADLVALVRATREAVVNAAKHAQVDRVDVYAEVGSTQVEVFVRDRGTGFDPDLIADDRMGVRGSIVGRMERHGGTARVRSTPGEGTEVALTLARRAAPAAGETSSVRPDPAPRDPARPEAEEAP; the protein is encoded by the coding sequence GTGAGCCAGACCGCCCGCGGAGCCAGGACCCCTCCTGGTCCGTCCTCCGACCGCCCTCGGGTGCGGCGCGCCTACCGTCCGGCGGACCATCGCGTCGTCGGCGGGGTCGCGATGGGGCTGGCCGAGCACCTCGACGTGCCGGTCCTGTGGGTGCGCGTCGGCTTCGTGGTCACCACCTGGTTCAACGGCGTCGGCGTCCTGGCCTACCTGCTGCTGTGGCGGTTCATGCCACTGCGCCGACCGGAGCTGTCGCCCGGGCTGGAGTCCGCGAGCCGTCGTGGCATGCGCGCCGCGGGCCGCCCCGGCGTCCTCGAGATCGTGCAGACCGTCGCCGTGCTCGCCGTGGGCGTCGGGGTACTCTTCCTCGTGCAGGGCGGAGGTCGGCTCACCGGGTCGCTGCTGATCCCGCTGCTCATCGTGGTGGTCGGGGTGGCGGTCATCTGGCGCCAGATCGACGACGCCGCCTGGCAGACCTGGCTCACCCGCACGACAGGGTGGGGCTTCGTGGCCCGCGTCGCGGTCGGGCTCGGCCTGGTCGCCCTCGGCGCCGTGTACCTCGTGACGCAGGAGCGTGGCCTGTCCGCGGTGCGCGACCTCGGGTCGGCCCTCGCCATCGCGGTCGTGGGTCTGCTCCTGCTCCTCGGGCCCTGGATCATCTCGCTCGTGACGGCCCTCGGGAGCGAGCGCCGCGAGCGCATCCGCACGCAGGAGCGCGCCGACGTGGCCGCGCACCTGCACGACTCCGTCCTCCAGACGCTGGCGCTGCTGCAGAAGAACGCCGACGACCCCGCCGCCGTCGCCACCTTGGCGCGACGTCAGGAGCGCGAGCTCCGGTCCTGGCTCTACGGGGACGAGGAGTCCCCGGGTGACTCCCTGGCTGCGGCCCTGCGGGAGGTCCGCAGCGAGGTGGAGGAGACGCACCAGCTGGTGGTCGAGCTGGTGGTGGTGGGCGACACGGCGCTCGACGCCGACCTGGTGGCGCTCGTCCGCGCCACGCGCGAGGCCGTCGTGAACGCCGCCAAGCACGCCCAGGTGGATCGCGTCGACGTGTACGCCGAGGTCGGCAGCACGCAGGTCGAGGTGTTCGTGCGCGACCGCGGGACCGGCTTCGACCCCGACCTGATCGCCGACGACCGGATGGGCGTCCGGGGCTCCATCGTGGGCCGGATGGAGCGTCATGGCGGCACCGCCCGGGTGCGCAGCACGCCGGGGGAGGGCACGGAGGTGGCGCTCACCCTCGCCCGACGCGCGGCGCCCGCTGCGGGCGAGACCTCTTCGGTGCGACCCGATCCGGCACCCCGCGACCCTGCTCGACCCGAGGCCGAGGAGGCCCCATGA
- the pcrA gene encoding DNA helicase PcrA, whose amino-acid sequence MTLPFPVPQGARPPSPSDGTGGGAGSGRSGRRAARSETLLEGLNDAQRAAVSHAPGPVLVVAGAGSGKTRVLTRRIAWLIAARGAHPGSILAITFTNKAAAEMRERVAELVGGPSRAMWVSTFHSSCVRILRREANRFGYTSTFSIYDAADSRRLMTMVCRDMGLDPKRVNPRAVLHWVSNLKNDLVDHESAGGHATNGTEELYAEAYGLYQQRLRAANAMDFDDLIMQTVHLFQAFPDVRETYRRRFRHVLVDEYQDTNHAQYALVRELCDPETDPDLDLMVVGDSDQSIYAFRGANIRNILEFEEDYPNASTVLLEQNYRSTQTILNAANAVISRNEGRKDKNLWSAAGEGERIVGYVGDDERDEAQFIADEVDRLTDAGDAKASDVAVFYRTNAQSRVFEEVFIRVGLPYRVVGGVRFYERKEIKDALAYVRALINPRDTVSLRRIVNEPKRGIGDGAQAAVERFAAREQISFWDGLQRAKEAGDLASRSLNAVTTFAETMAELRELALSGEPADVVLEAALTRTGYLTALESSKDPQDETRVENLAELVAVAREFVVNASTVTDEETGREDGDLTRGSLEAFLEQVALVADADAVPDEGDGVVTLMTLHTAKGLEFPVVFLTGLEDGVFPHLRALGDASELQEERRLAYVGITRARERLYVTRAMSRAAWGAPSYNPASRFLDELPGHLLDWRREAQSPTAWTRAASSSGRSTSSAPAFTAKAAAARSQRKRDIPSLDPGDRVTHDSFGLGTVVALDGQGDNAVASVDFGSQGVKRLLLRYAPVEKL is encoded by the coding sequence ATGACGCTGCCGTTCCCCGTGCCCCAAGGTGCCCGCCCCCCGTCTCCCTCCGACGGCACCGGAGGTGGTGCCGGCAGCGGGCGGTCCGGGCGGCGCGCGGCGCGCTCGGAGACGCTGCTCGAGGGACTGAACGACGCCCAGCGGGCTGCCGTGTCCCACGCTCCCGGTCCGGTGCTCGTGGTGGCCGGTGCCGGGTCCGGCAAGACCCGCGTCCTCACCCGACGCATCGCCTGGCTGATCGCCGCACGCGGCGCCCATCCGGGCTCGATCCTGGCCATCACCTTCACCAACAAGGCCGCCGCCGAGATGCGCGAGCGCGTGGCCGAGCTGGTGGGCGGGCCGTCGCGAGCCATGTGGGTGAGCACGTTCCACTCCTCGTGCGTGCGCATCCTGCGGCGCGAGGCCAACCGCTTCGGCTACACGTCGACGTTCAGCATCTACGACGCAGCCGACTCCCGACGCCTCATGACCATGGTCTGCCGCGACATGGGCCTGGACCCCAAGCGGGTGAACCCGCGCGCGGTCCTGCACTGGGTCTCCAACCTCAAGAACGACCTGGTCGACCACGAGTCCGCGGGTGGTCACGCCACCAACGGCACCGAGGAGCTCTACGCCGAGGCCTACGGGCTCTACCAGCAGCGGCTGCGCGCGGCCAACGCCATGGACTTCGACGACCTGATCATGCAGACCGTCCACCTGTTCCAGGCGTTCCCCGACGTCCGCGAGACCTACCGCCGCCGCTTCCGGCACGTGCTCGTCGACGAGTACCAGGACACCAACCACGCGCAGTACGCCCTCGTGCGCGAGCTGTGCGACCCCGAGACCGACCCGGACCTCGACCTCATGGTCGTGGGCGACTCCGACCAGTCCATCTACGCCTTCCGCGGTGCCAACATCCGCAACATCCTGGAGTTCGAGGAGGACTACCCGAACGCCTCCACCGTGCTGCTGGAGCAGAACTACCGCTCGACCCAGACCATCCTCAACGCCGCCAACGCCGTCATCAGCCGCAACGAGGGACGCAAGGACAAGAACCTGTGGTCGGCGGCCGGCGAGGGCGAGCGCATCGTCGGCTACGTCGGCGACGACGAGCGCGACGAGGCCCAGTTCATCGCCGACGAGGTCGACCGGCTGACCGATGCCGGCGACGCCAAGGCCTCCGACGTCGCCGTCTTCTACCGCACCAACGCGCAGTCGCGCGTGTTCGAGGAGGTCTTCATCCGCGTGGGCCTGCCGTACCGCGTCGTCGGCGGGGTGCGGTTCTACGAGCGCAAGGAGATCAAGGACGCGCTCGCCTACGTGCGCGCGCTGATCAACCCCCGCGACACGGTCTCGCTGCGACGCATCGTCAACGAGCCCAAGCGCGGCATCGGCGACGGCGCGCAGGCCGCGGTCGAGCGGTTCGCCGCACGCGAGCAGATCTCGTTCTGGGACGGTCTGCAGCGCGCGAAGGAGGCCGGTGACCTGGCCTCGCGCTCGCTCAACGCCGTCACCACCTTCGCCGAGACCATGGCCGAGCTGCGCGAGCTGGCCCTGTCGGGCGAACCCGCCGACGTCGTGCTCGAGGCCGCGCTCACCCGCACCGGCTACCTGACCGCGCTCGAGTCGAGCAAGGACCCGCAGGACGAGACCCGCGTCGAGAACCTGGCCGAGCTGGTGGCCGTCGCGCGCGAGTTCGTCGTGAACGCCTCGACGGTCACCGACGAGGAGACCGGCCGCGAGGACGGCGACCTGACGCGCGGGTCGCTGGAGGCGTTCCTCGAGCAGGTCGCGCTCGTGGCCGACGCCGACGCCGTGCCCGACGAGGGTGACGGGGTGGTCACCCTGATGACCCTGCACACCGCCAAGGGCCTGGAGTTCCCCGTGGTGTTCCTGACCGGGCTCGAGGACGGCGTCTTCCCGCACCTTCGGGCCCTCGGCGACGCCTCCGAGCTGCAGGAGGAGCGACGTCTCGCCTACGTCGGCATCACACGGGCCCGCGAGCGGCTCTACGTCACGCGCGCCATGAGCCGGGCGGCGTGGGGCGCCCCCTCGTACAACCCGGCGTCACGCTTCCTCGACGAGCTGCCCGGCCACCTGCTCGACTGGCGTCGTGAGGCGCAGTCGCCCACGGCCTGGACCCGAGCCGCGTCGTCCAGCGGTCGGTCCACGTCCAGCGCCCCGGCCTTCACGGCCAAGGCCGCGGCGGCCCGGTCGCAGCGCAAGCGCGACATCCCCTCGCTCGACCCGGGGGACCGCGTCACCCACGACAGCTTCGGCCTCGGCACCGTCGTGGCCCTCGACGGCCAGGGCGACAACGCCGTCGCGAGCGTCGACTTCGGCTCCCAGGGCGTCAAGCGCCTGCTCCTGCGCTACGCCCCCGTCGAGAAGCTCTGA
- a CDS encoding ABC transporter ATP-binding protein, with amino-acid sequence MITIDSLTKSYGRFTAVDDVTFTARPGRVTGFLGPNGAGKSTTLRVLTGLTPATSGSTEVCGRRYVDLPNPGLEVGVLLDASAQHAGRTGREILTLAARTMGLSPRRVDEMLDLVSLSEAESARRVRHYSLGMRQRLGLATALLGRPEVLVLDEPANGLDPAGIRWMRDVLRRYADDGATVLLSSHLLHEIEVVADDLVVIGQGRIVAQGTKAELLASAGTVVRSPDLLALRGALAAAGHRTTDVGDGLRVDADPAAVGHVAVTASIHLTELRAADGAGLEEMFLELTAGTQREATPSRGTTTPAGAAA; translated from the coding sequence ATGATCACGATCGACTCCCTCACCAAGTCGTACGGGCGGTTCACCGCCGTCGACGACGTCACCTTCACCGCCCGCCCGGGGCGCGTGACCGGCTTCCTCGGCCCGAACGGCGCCGGCAAGTCGACCACGTTGCGCGTGCTGACCGGGCTCACCCCTGCGACGTCCGGCAGCACCGAGGTGTGCGGACGTCGCTACGTCGACCTGCCGAACCCCGGCCTGGAGGTCGGGGTCCTGCTCGACGCCTCAGCCCAGCACGCCGGCCGCACCGGTCGCGAGATCCTCACCCTCGCGGCCCGCACCATGGGACTGTCGCCCCGACGCGTCGACGAGATGCTCGACCTCGTCTCGCTGTCGGAGGCCGAGTCGGCGCGCCGCGTGCGTCACTACTCCCTCGGCATGCGCCAGCGCCTCGGCCTGGCGACGGCCCTGCTCGGTCGGCCCGAGGTCCTCGTGCTCGACGAGCCGGCCAACGGGCTGGACCCCGCCGGCATCCGGTGGATGCGCGACGTGCTGCGTCGCTACGCCGACGACGGCGCCACCGTGCTGCTGTCGTCGCACCTCCTGCACGAGATCGAGGTGGTCGCCGACGACCTCGTCGTCATCGGGCAGGGCCGCATCGTGGCCCAGGGCACGAAGGCCGAGCTGCTGGCCTCGGCCGGCACCGTCGTGCGCAGCCCCGACCTCCTCGCCCTGCGTGGGGCACTCGCCGCGGCGGGCCACCGCACCACCGACGTCGGCGACGGGCTGCGCGTGGACGCCGACCCCGCAGCCGTCGGCCACGTCGCCGTCACGGCGTCGATCCACCTGACCGAGCTGCGCGCCGCCGACGGCGCCGGCCTCGAGGAGATGTTCCTCGAGCTGACCGCCGGGACGCAGCGCGAGGCCACGCCCAGCCGCGGCACCACGACACCGGCAGGAGCCGCAGCATGA
- a CDS encoding sodium:proton antiporter, producing MDLLLLTVIGVLVIVAATSLAGRLGVAAPLILVLVGVAISYVPGVPRFEIAPEVILAGVLPPLLYAASVNMPTVDFRRDFKAISGLSVVLVLASATTLGWLLPLVVPGLGFAEAFALGAIVSPTDAVATSIVRRTGVAPRLVTVLDGESMLNDATALVLLRTAVAATGASVSIWQVGLDFVQAVVVAVLVGALVAAVSLLVRSLVEDATVATSISFVVPFLAYAPAEHLGGSGLVAVVVAGLAIGARGLVELRAEDRIAEEVNWRTIAFLLEGAVFLVMGLELRPLIADFEASGQPWSRLATVTAIALAVLWVGRSLYVGLLLLGLRRDRKASARHAPRLATFREYLASDDAQRHSQRRRERALQAIARREADLTFYEEQRLGRRDGVVLVWAGMRGCITLAAAQTLPPDTVQRSLLVLAAFCVAGLSLLVQGGTLSWVVRRLGAESDRTEQRRGQLRALLDALGEVADARCTEVRETGLDGRSIDPEAVEQVRRRRTPAAEWEWAGDDGPERDRRLDDFARLRRVVLDDQREALLDLRAEGRYDSQVLDSVLSRLDVAEIAAVRRPHP from the coding sequence ATGGATCTACTGCTCCTCACCGTGATCGGCGTGCTGGTCATCGTCGCTGCGACCTCGCTCGCCGGACGTCTGGGGGTCGCGGCGCCGCTGATCCTCGTCCTCGTGGGTGTCGCGATCTCCTACGTCCCGGGGGTGCCCCGGTTCGAGATCGCACCGGAGGTGATCCTGGCGGGGGTGTTGCCACCGCTGCTCTACGCGGCGTCGGTGAACATGCCGACGGTGGACTTCCGTCGCGACTTCAAGGCGATCAGCGGCCTGTCGGTGGTGCTCGTGCTCGCGTCCGCCACCACGCTCGGCTGGCTGCTGCCGCTCGTGGTGCCGGGGCTCGGCTTCGCCGAGGCATTCGCCCTCGGAGCCATCGTGAGCCCGACCGACGCCGTCGCGACGTCGATCGTGCGTCGCACCGGGGTGGCGCCCCGCCTCGTCACGGTGCTCGACGGCGAGAGCATGCTCAACGACGCCACCGCGCTCGTGCTGCTGCGGACTGCGGTCGCCGCCACGGGGGCCTCGGTGTCGATCTGGCAGGTCGGGCTCGACTTCGTGCAGGCGGTCGTCGTGGCCGTGCTCGTCGGCGCCCTGGTCGCGGCGGTCAGCCTGCTCGTGCGCTCGCTCGTGGAGGACGCGACCGTCGCCACGTCGATCTCGTTCGTCGTCCCCTTCCTGGCCTATGCGCCGGCCGAGCACCTGGGCGGGTCCGGTCTCGTGGCCGTGGTCGTGGCCGGGCTGGCGATCGGGGCCCGCGGCCTGGTGGAGCTGCGGGCGGAGGACCGGATCGCGGAGGAGGTCAACTGGCGGACCATCGCCTTCCTGCTGGAGGGTGCGGTGTTCCTCGTGATGGGCCTGGAGCTGCGGCCCCTCATCGCCGACTTCGAGGCCTCGGGCCAGCCGTGGAGCCGGCTCGCGACGGTGACGGCCATCGCGTTGGCCGTGCTGTGGGTGGGGCGCTCGCTCTACGTCGGGCTCCTGCTCCTCGGGCTGCGTCGTGACCGGAAGGCGTCGGCACGTCATGCCCCACGCCTGGCCACCTTTCGTGAGTACCTGGCGTCCGACGACGCCCAACGGCACTCCCAGCGACGTCGCGAGAGGGCGCTCCAGGCGATCGCCCGTCGCGAGGCCGACCTCACCTTCTACGAGGAGCAGCGGCTGGGCCGTCGCGACGGTGTGGTCCTCGTGTGGGCCGGCATGCGCGGGTGCATCACGCTCGCCGCCGCCCAGACACTCCCGCCCGACACGGTGCAGCGCAGCCTGCTCGTGCTCGCTGCGTTCTGCGTGGCCGGGCTCTCGCTGCTCGTGCAGGGTGGCACGTTGTCGTGGGTGGTCCGACGTCTCGGCGCCGAGTCCGACCGCACGGAGCAGCGCCGCGGGCAGCTCCGGGCGCTCCTCGACGCGCTGGGGGAGGTGGCCGACGCCCGCTGCACGGAGGTGCGGGAGACCGGCCTGGACGGCCGGTCGATCGATCCCGAGGCGGTGGAGCAGGTGCGCCGCCGCCGCACCCCCGCTGCGGAGTGGGAGTGGGCCGGCGACGACGGGCCCGAGCGCGACCGGCGTCTCGACGACTTCGCCCGGCTGAGGCGTGTGGTGCTGGACGACCAGCGCGAGGCGTTGCTCGACCTGCGTGCCGAGGGCCGGTACGACTCGCAGGTGCTCGACAGCGTCCTGTCCCGGCTCGACGTCGCCGAGATCGCCGCGGTCCGCCGGCCGCATCCCTGA